TTATCTGAATAGTCGTAAATAATAAGTTGGTTAAAATGTATGTCGAAATTTACAATATAGGACAAGTTGATCAATCTATTTATCTATCAAATTAGAGTAATGGATTGTTACGAAATTTATTAATCAATTCATTGTTACAAGGCACAAAGTAAATTGAGTATAATATTCACTTTTAATGTTAGTGGTTATAAACTAACAAATAAGTGTTTACATTATGGTATTGATAAGTTAATATTCTTTAAAAGATAATTTATCTGAATAGTCGTAAATAATAAGTTGGTTAACATACATATCTAAATTTACAATATGGGACAAGTTGATCAATCTATTTATCTATCAAATTAGAGTAACGGATTGTTGCGAAATTATTTAATCAATTCATTGTTGCAAGGTATAAAGTAAATTGAGTACAATATTCACCTTTAATGTTAGTGGTTATAAACTAACAAATGATTGTTAACGTAATGACATTGATAAATTATATCTATTTAAAGATAACTTATCTGAATAGTCGTAAATAAGGAGGTGGTTAAAATGTATGTCGGAATTTACAATATGCGGACAAATATAACCTACTTATTAGTAGAATGAGTAGATTTTGCTAAGAAAATTTAGTAGACACGATAATAAGTTAAGAATATTGGATATGTGGGAAGGAGTATTTTAATGATTAGTTCAAAAAGCAGAAAGCGTTTCGTTTCAGTACTTACATCATTGGCACTTACAACACAAATGTTACCGCTTTCCCACTCAGCAATTGATGCAAAAACAGTTGAAAATGAACCTAGACAAACAGTTAATCAAGATATAACTGAGCCACCAATTATTACAAACGGGTTAGAAGGCACATATTATACTGATTCGCAATTTACTGAACCTGTACTCATTCGTTTTGAAGATTCAGAGGCGTTGTATGACCTTGATGCACTTAACATCCCAAACTTTCTTAAGAAAAAATTGGTGAGCGTCCACTCCATCAAATGGGAAGGAGCCATTGAACCTCAATACTCAGAAGAATATCTATTCACAACATCAGATAATGAACATATTAAATTATGGGTAAATGATGAATTATTGATTAATGGATTGAATTTCGAGCCACTGCCGATTGTATTAGAGGCAGGTGAACGATATCAAATAAGAGTAGCTTACAGCAATCCAGATCGATCACTCACTGAACTTGATATTAAGTGGAGCAGTGATAGCCAAGAGGAAGAGATTATTTCGAAAGAACACATCTTCTTACCTGAATATGATGAGGACGAAGATTATTCGATATCGCCTGAAGAATTAATTGTTGATGAATTAGAAGAAGTCATCGAAGAGCCAATCGTAGAAATTGAATCAACTGAAGAAGTAACAGAACCAACAGAAGAACAAGCTGAAGGTGAAGTAACAGAACCAACAGAAGAACAAGCTGAAGGTGAAGTAACAGAACCAACGGAAGAACAAGCTGAAG
This region of Bacillus solimangrovi genomic DNA includes:
- a CDS encoding PA14 domain-containing protein, whose translation is MISSKSRKRFVSVLTSLALTTQMLPLSHSAIDAKTVENEPRQTVNQDITEPPIITNGLEGTYYTDSQFTEPVLIRFEDSEALYDLDALNIPNFLKKKLVSVHSIKWEGAIEPQYSEEYLFTTSDNEHIKLWVNDELLINGLNFEPLPIVLEAGERYQIRVAYSNPDRSLTELDIKWSSDSQEEEIISKEHIFLPEYDEDEDYSISPEELIVDELEEVIEEPIVEIESTEEVTEPTEEQAEGEVTEPTEEQAEGEVTEPTEEQAE